The Deinococcus koreensis genome window below encodes:
- the recQ gene encoding DNA helicase RecQ, whose protein sequence is MTVAPRSVTPPGTSPVTRQALSLLKSVWGYDAFRGVQEDIVTTVVDGGNALVLMPTGGGKSLCYQLPSLLRPGVGLVVSPLIALMKDQVDTLKALGVRAAFLNSSLSLPETREVEAALMAGDLDLLYVAPERLLLPRTLELLSRVQVALFAIDEAHCVSQWGHDFRPEYQGLRALPERFPDIPRVALTATADDRTRADILSVLSLHGAPQFVSSFDRPNIQYRVANKEGPKTQLLDFIRAEHPGDAGIVYCLSRKSVEETAKWLVAQGIDAVPYHAGLPPRERSMAQDRFLNEEGLVVVATVAFGMGIDKPNVRFVAHLDLPKSMEGYYQETGRAGRDGLPSTAWMVYGLADVVNVRRMLASSDAPEEVKRMEAGKLDALLTYCEAGTCRRQVLLSYFGEDLPEPCGNCDTCLQPPSVRDMTREAQMALSAAIRTGNRFGAAHLTDVLMGHATEKVISMGHHHLPTYGVGKGHDEKTWRGVLRQLVSLGYLAAGEHHGLMATGKARGLLRGETTLLLREDTLQPRASKRERDRSARPGRVPVEAQDAPLFEALRAWRLGKARELAVPPYVIFTDASLKVIAELRPGSHATLGTVPGVGVRKLADFGDEVLGLVQQHGGESRAARPVPAPAERGARENSVLLGLLKPKPTALPLLDDAGAGEPHPGVAEALRELRRELSRESGHSAFVVFPNAALEALAARQPRSLEALQGVPGLGPKRIEAYGERIVQTINAALA, encoded by the coding sequence ATGACCGTCGCCCCCCGTTCAGTGACCCCTCCAGGGACGAGCCCAGTCACCCGCCAGGCGCTGTCGCTCCTGAAGTCCGTCTGGGGTTACGACGCCTTCCGGGGCGTGCAGGAAGACATCGTCACCACAGTGGTGGACGGCGGCAACGCGCTGGTGCTGATGCCCACCGGCGGCGGCAAGAGCCTGTGCTACCAGCTCCCCAGCCTGCTGCGGCCCGGCGTGGGGCTGGTCGTCTCACCATTGATCGCGCTGATGAAGGATCAGGTGGACACCCTGAAGGCGCTCGGCGTGCGGGCCGCCTTCCTGAACTCCAGCCTGTCGCTGCCCGAGACGCGCGAGGTCGAGGCCGCGCTGATGGCCGGCGACCTCGACCTGCTGTACGTGGCGCCTGAACGTCTGCTGCTGCCGCGCACGCTGGAGCTGCTCTCGCGGGTACAGGTCGCGCTGTTCGCCATCGACGAGGCGCACTGCGTCTCCCAGTGGGGCCACGACTTCCGGCCCGAGTACCAGGGGCTGCGCGCGTTGCCCGAGCGCTTCCCCGACATCCCGCGCGTGGCCCTGACCGCCACCGCCGACGACCGCACCCGCGCCGATATCCTCAGCGTGCTCTCGCTGCACGGGGCGCCGCAGTTCGTGTCCAGCTTCGACCGCCCCAACATCCAGTACCGGGTGGCGAACAAGGAAGGCCCCAAGACCCAGCTGCTCGACTTCATCCGGGCCGAGCACCCGGGCGACGCGGGCATCGTCTACTGCCTGTCGCGCAAGTCGGTCGAGGAGACGGCGAAGTGGCTGGTGGCCCAGGGCATCGACGCCGTGCCCTACCACGCCGGGCTGCCGCCGCGTGAGCGCTCCATGGCGCAAGACCGCTTCCTGAACGAGGAGGGGCTGGTCGTGGTCGCCACGGTGGCCTTCGGCATGGGCATCGACAAGCCCAACGTGCGCTTCGTGGCCCACCTGGATCTGCCCAAGAGCATGGAGGGCTACTACCAGGAGACCGGCCGCGCCGGGCGCGACGGCCTGCCCAGCACCGCCTGGATGGTGTACGGCCTGGCCGACGTGGTGAACGTGCGCCGGATGCTGGCCTCCTCCGACGCTCCCGAGGAGGTCAAGCGCATGGAGGCCGGCAAGCTGGACGCCCTGCTGACCTACTGCGAGGCGGGGACGTGCCGCCGCCAGGTGCTGCTCTCGTATTTCGGGGAAGACCTGCCGGAGCCCTGCGGCAACTGCGACACCTGCCTGCAGCCCCCGAGCGTGCGCGACATGACCCGCGAGGCGCAGATGGCGCTCTCGGCCGCCATCCGCACCGGCAACCGCTTCGGCGCCGCCCACCTGACCGACGTGCTGATGGGCCACGCGACCGAGAAGGTGATCTCGATGGGGCACCACCACCTGCCCACCTACGGGGTCGGCAAGGGCCACGACGAGAAGACCTGGCGCGGGGTGCTGCGCCAGCTCGTCAGCCTGGGCTACCTCGCGGCCGGTGAGCATCACGGCCTCATGGCGACCGGCAAGGCGCGCGGGCTCCTCAGGGGCGAGACGACCCTGCTGCTGCGCGAGGACACCCTGCAGCCCCGCGCCAGTAAACGCGAGCGCGACCGCTCGGCCCGCCCCGGCCGGGTGCCGGTGGAGGCCCAGGACGCCCCGCTGTTCGAGGCCCTGCGCGCCTGGCGGCTGGGCAAGGCCCGTGAGCTGGCCGTGCCGCCCTACGTGATCTTCACCGACGCCTCGCTGAAGGTGATCGCGGAGCTGCGCCCCGGCAGCCACGCCACGCTGGGCACCGTGCCCGGCGTGGGCGTGCGCAAACTGGCCGACTTCGGCGACGAGGTGCTGGGCCTCGTGCAGCAGCACGGCGGCGAGTCCCGTGCCGCCCGGCCGGTTCCGGCGCCGGCCGAGCGGGGAGCCCGCGAAAACAGCGTGCTGCTGGGGCTGCTGAAGCCGAAGCCCACCGCGCTTCCCCTGCTGGACGACGCCGGAGCGGGCGAACCCCACCCCGGCGTCGCGGAGGCCCTGCGGGAGCTGCGCCGCGAGCTGTCCAGGGAGAGCGGCCACAGCGCCTTCGTGGTGTTCCCGAACGCGGCGCTGGAGGCGCTCGCCGCCCGGCAGCCGCGCAGTCTGGAGGCCCTGCAGGGGGTGCCGGGCCTGGGGCCCAAGCGCATCGAGGCCTACGGTGAGCGGATCGTGCAGACGATCAACGCGGCGCTGGCGTAG
- a CDS encoding PhzF family phenazine biosynthesis isomerase, with protein MIAYSEVSAFTSTPGQGNRAGVVLDAADLSDAEMQALARFLEAPETVFVTRMGGGRVRVRYFTPTQEVVFCGHATVALGLMLAQAGYWRGEALELETLAGRVPLRLVSEAGVPSQVWMRQRRHETRPLAPAYRARLAEALGISDRLIHRGLPMASASSGLWSAFVPLLDAVILDSLEPDLPAIEGLSRELDVGSLYAYAPMGVNRFAARDFAPLLGIPEDPVTGSSAGALFGLLAQHGRLPVRGGRAVGVIYQGHAVGSPGEVEIEIEVQGTNVVAVHVGGCAVLDREGHWRRGL; from the coding sequence ATGATCGCCTACAGCGAGGTCAGCGCCTTCACCAGCACGCCGGGTCAGGGAAACCGGGCGGGGGTGGTACTCGACGCCGCCGACCTCAGCGACGCCGAGATGCAGGCCCTGGCCCGCTTTCTGGAAGCCCCGGAGACCGTCTTCGTGACCCGCATGGGCGGGGGGCGGGTGCGCGTGCGCTACTTCACCCCCACCCAGGAGGTCGTGTTCTGCGGCCACGCCACCGTGGCGCTGGGCCTGATGCTGGCGCAGGCCGGCTACTGGCGGGGCGAGGCCCTGGAACTGGAGACGCTGGCGGGCCGCGTGCCGCTGCGGCTGGTCTCGGAGGCCGGGGTGCCGTCTCAGGTCTGGATGCGCCAGCGCCGCCACGAGACCCGCCCCCTTGCGCCGGCCTACCGCGCCCGGCTGGCCGAGGCCCTGGGCATCAGCGACCGGCTGATCCACCGCGGCCTTCCGATGGCCTCGGCGTCCTCGGGGCTGTGGTCGGCCTTCGTGCCGCTGCTCGACGCCGTGATCCTCGACTCGCTGGAGCCCGACCTCCCGGCCATCGAGGGACTCAGCCGCGAGCTGGACGTGGGCAGCCTCTACGCCTACGCGCCGATGGGCGTCAACCGCTTCGCCGCGCGGGATTTCGCGCCGCTGCTGGGCATCCCCGAAGACCCCGTGACCGGCAGCTCGGCCGGGGCGCTGTTCGGGCTGCTGGCCCAGCACGGCCGCCTGCCGGTGCGCGGGGGCCGCGCGGTGGGCGTGATCTACCAGGGCCACGCCGTCGGCTCGCCCGGCGAGGTCGAAATCGAGATCGAGGTGCAGGGCACCAACGTGGTCGCGGTGCACGTGGGCGGCTGCGCGGTGCTCGACCGCGAGGGCCACTGGCGGCGCGGCCTGTAA
- a CDS encoding GNAT family N-acetyltransferase, with protein sequence MSSALSSAPVIRPATRADVPAILEIYNHAVLHTTASYDLEPVSLESRLEWFGHKQEGGWPVLVSILDQEVTGWATFGPFREKPGYRFTAEHSVYVRDGWRGQGLGRALLEALIAQARTRGLHTLIGGVDAENAGSLRFHEALGFVQVAHFRQVGHKFGRWLDLVFLQLTLKADPES encoded by the coding sequence ATGTCGTCCGCCCTGTCCAGCGCTCCGGTCATCCGCCCTGCCACCCGTGCGGACGTACCCGCCATCCTGGAGATCTACAACCACGCCGTACTGCACACCACCGCCTCGTACGACCTGGAGCCGGTGAGTCTGGAGTCGCGGCTGGAGTGGTTCGGGCACAAGCAGGAGGGCGGCTGGCCGGTGCTGGTCAGTATCCTGGATCAGGAGGTCACCGGCTGGGCCACCTTCGGCCCCTTCCGCGAGAAGCCCGGCTACCGCTTCACGGCCGAGCATTCGGTCTACGTCCGCGACGGGTGGCGGGGCCAGGGCCTGGGGCGGGCGCTGCTGGAGGCGCTGATCGCCCAGGCCCGCACCCGTGGTCTGCACACCCTGATCGGCGGGGTAGACGCCGAGAACGCCGGCAGCCTGCGCTTCCATGAGGCGCTGGGCTTCGTGCAGGTCGCGCACTTTCGGCAGGTCGGGCACAAGTTCGGCCGCTGGCTCGATCTGGTGTTCCTGCAGTTGACGCTGAAGGCCGACCCAGAGTCGTGA
- a CDS encoding Cof-type HAD-IIB family hydrolase — protein sequence MLGLICVDVDGTLIGSGNTVRDDVWAALADARARGVRIALCSGRPAVGHALAYARRLDADGWHVFQNGASIVNVQSGESLSEPLPDGAEEVLLAHARQTGRLLEVYTDTEYGVTHPGDLAERHAALLGLPYDPRTPESLVGTRVRAQWVVPLAQQPEIMAEPHDGLSLHPAGSPAMPDVMFVSVTRAGVDKGAAVRRVAAQYGLEMGRVMMVGDGENDVAAMRVVGHGVAMGNAEPLARAAARHTVGHVDAGGLREAVELALTL from the coding sequence ATGCTTGGTCTGATCTGTGTGGATGTGGATGGCACCCTGATAGGCAGTGGGAACACCGTGCGCGACGATGTCTGGGCCGCCCTGGCCGACGCCCGCGCACGCGGGGTGCGGATCGCGCTGTGCTCCGGGCGCCCGGCGGTCGGCCACGCGCTGGCCTATGCCCGGCGCCTGGACGCCGACGGCTGGCACGTCTTCCAGAACGGCGCCAGCATCGTGAACGTGCAGAGCGGCGAGAGTCTGTCGGAGCCCCTGCCGGACGGGGCCGAGGAAGTGTTGCTGGCCCATGCCCGGCAGACCGGCCGGCTGCTGGAGGTCTACACCGACACCGAGTACGGGGTCACCCACCCCGGCGACCTGGCCGAGCGGCACGCCGCGCTGCTGGGCCTGCCCTACGACCCACGCACGCCGGAATCGCTGGTGGGCACGCGCGTGCGCGCCCAGTGGGTGGTGCCGCTGGCGCAGCAGCCGGAGATCATGGCCGAGCCGCACGACGGGCTCTCACTGCATCCCGCCGGCAGCCCGGCCATGCCCGACGTGATGTTCGTCTCGGTCACGCGCGCCGGGGTGGACAAGGGCGCCGCCGTGCGCCGGGTCGCCGCGCAGTACGGCCTGGAGATGGGCCGGGTGATGATGGTCGGCGACGGCGAGAACGATGTGGCCGCCATGCGCGTGGTGGGGCACGGGGTGGCGATGGGCAACGCCGAGCCCCTGGCCCGCGCGGCGGCGCGCCACACGGTCGGGCACGTGGATGCCGGCGGGCTGCGCGAGGCCGTGGAACTCGCCCTGACGCTGTGA
- a CDS encoding DUF3208 domain-containing protein translates to MLCRVSPTDPPPPRGRAAVRLLQGYVWHPETADVDLEHFLPRELDLPALTAADQEGAHVLWDEVNAPFAFFENGEPTASQTFYQFTVLRVYDERPSNEALHADASAASQVLNPLLDGTPEGVGWQLWEDLREL, encoded by the coding sequence ATGCTGTGTCGCGTGAGTCCCACCGACCCGCCGCCTCCGCGTGGCCGCGCCGCTGTTCGTCTGCTGCAAGGCTATGTCTGGCACCCCGAGACCGCCGACGTGGATCTGGAACACTTCCTGCCCCGTGAACTCGATCTGCCGGCGCTCACGGCGGCCGATCAGGAGGGTGCCCACGTGCTGTGGGACGAGGTCAACGCGCCCTTCGCCTTCTTCGAGAACGGCGAGCCGACCGCCAGCCAGACCTTCTACCAGTTCACGGTGCTGCGCGTGTACGACGAGCGCCCCAGCAACGAGGCCCTGCACGCCGACGCCAGCGCCGCCAGTCAGGTGCTCAATCCGCTGCTGGACGGCACCCCGGAGGGCGTGGGCTGGCAGCTCTGGGAAGACCTGAGGGAACTGTAG
- a CDS encoding DUF1622 domain-containing protein yields the protein MPETPLPLESLRGVVGLLAEGVATVAELGAAVIVGGAILQALWLSLRAVTGRGGDTDNDKQTLRLRLGRWLAVSLEFLLAADILQTAIAPTWQDIGQLGAIALIRTALNYFLQREIEAHDRHTARAAGPPGEGATPAPR from the coding sequence ATGCCTGAGACCCCGCTGCCCCTGGAGTCGCTGCGCGGCGTGGTGGGCCTGCTGGCCGAGGGGGTCGCCACGGTCGCCGAACTCGGGGCCGCCGTGATCGTGGGGGGCGCGATCCTGCAGGCGCTGTGGCTGAGCCTGCGCGCCGTGACGGGCCGGGGCGGCGACACCGACAACGACAAGCAGACGCTGCGGCTGCGGCTGGGCCGCTGGCTGGCCGTGTCGCTGGAATTCCTGCTGGCCGCCGACATCCTGCAGACCGCCATCGCGCCCACCTGGCAGGACATCGGGCAGCTCGGCGCCATCGCCCTGATCCGCACCGCCCTGAACTACTTCCTGCAGCGGGAGATCGAGGCCCACGACCGCCACACGGCGCGCGCGGCGGGGCCGCCGGGAGAGGGCGCTACGCCAGCGCCGCGTTGA
- a CDS encoding GNAT family N-acetyltransferase has protein sequence MASHSPHALTFQTFLHGVTPDHLQGFFEGWPHPPRPDTHLKILRGSQARALARLPGGQVVGFVTALSDGVLSAYLPLLEVLPEWRGQGVASRLVELVITALGDLYMIDSACDDELVPFYERLGMVRGNAMIRRKDSRQNGR, from the coding sequence ATGGCTTCCCATTCCCCTCATGCACTGACCTTCCAGACCTTCCTGCACGGCGTGACGCCCGACCACCTGCAGGGCTTCTTCGAGGGCTGGCCCCACCCGCCGCGTCCGGACACCCACCTGAAAATCCTGCGCGGCTCGCAGGCCCGCGCCCTGGCCCGGCTACCGGGCGGTCAGGTGGTGGGTTTCGTGACCGCCCTGAGCGACGGCGTGCTGAGCGCCTACCTGCCGCTGCTGGAGGTGCTTCCCGAGTGGCGGGGCCAGGGCGTCGCGTCCCGGCTGGTCGAGCTGGTGATCACCGCGCTGGGCGATCTGTACATGATCGACTCCGCCTGCGACGACGAGCTGGTGCCCTTTTACGAGCGCCTGGGCATGGTGCGAGGGAACGCCATGATCCGGCGGAAGGACTCGCGGCAGAACGGACGCTGA
- a CDS encoding AAA family ATPase, whose product MDAAGMAGAEMAGAEMDWRAVLTDLRAHLPAPTSGRQVRGSLRWLEAEMLAQGANPAALRNIVYRDVGTPQDKAALRSILAELAQEVGRPLPGAVTPAPPPALPEGLELLGRSKKRAYRQFLAGVRAGRAPRLIVTGRAGAGKTVLLGGVAQALEAAGVAVRRLSLSGDAAPTLALGESRGGAYAVQAQAQADAARRAVPEAGVWLIRVTDDLHFAGEPPRDLQGRPIPAARWAVDALLERAPAGVGVLLALESRRGLDSLQHEVIELTPPTRAEARRYLMARLGVPAQEADALVRDTGRHLDRLTLLVSLRSGDPGAGHLLSDPDTRRLVEASAALHAADLGRGDQPWPGALLRAALGQEPRRLPPHARALLRGSEDAGWSPSPVLQAAWPAVSLEARQRGLERLADAEPGADPSSPADQEALLPVRLGAMALLGDWAGLAAWVGTHPDDSRHLPPLWPLIRQSAGGTERETLARAVVSHHAGRGEYTESRIRDALFTLLESSRDPVRAWARVKLAESSLEGGAMDAARSQLQHPEVASIVAARAPLDAWTVAAQADALLVEAALARWQGDLVAATRAAGDPRTAVGGPRALLWRGLIAKDAGRWQEALEALQSVPASSPLLSARARYQEGDLRLRLGQATLALGALQDAAARLLSAGAAAEERARVLARSATALRRLGRPLEAQAQLERALALVPDDPRRRLDAVPRARLLSEGLPILLALGRPDEALAQGAAALALLRRSDLRPAETAYRERRTRYRLALAYLTRGLGVPYLQPFGGPQADHPDLAQARTLLDGLIAQAPGGSDREQMLLFDMRLSRALAEPEPLRALEHAGWALEMTAHPYEEAQARAMRAEARLRSGQADAALLDINRAHALLRRVHSGPGVPGGPDAGLRPPDPGLLAQLLALEARASIQEGARTLSWLSGALGERELAPFRPGVWREAGLALERGHPDPWAVLLAFAPGHPLDDLRPPDALRVLAARAAPDH is encoded by the coding sequence ATGGACGCTGCAGGGATGGCCGGCGCAGAGATGGCCGGCGCGGAGATGGACTGGAGAGCGGTGCTGACCGACCTGCGCGCGCATCTGCCGGCGCCCACCAGCGGCCGGCAGGTGCGCGGCAGTCTGCGCTGGCTGGAGGCCGAGATGCTGGCCCAGGGCGCCAACCCGGCCGCCCTTCGCAACATCGTGTACCGCGATGTCGGTACCCCCCAGGACAAGGCCGCGCTGCGCTCCATCCTGGCGGAGCTGGCCCAGGAGGTGGGCCGCCCGCTGCCGGGCGCCGTGACGCCCGCCCCGCCCCCCGCGCTGCCCGAGGGGCTGGAACTGCTGGGCCGCAGCAAGAAACGCGCCTACCGGCAGTTCCTGGCCGGGGTGCGGGCCGGCCGCGCCCCCCGCCTGATCGTGACCGGGCGCGCGGGGGCCGGCAAGACGGTGCTGCTGGGCGGCGTGGCACAGGCGCTGGAGGCCGCGGGCGTGGCCGTGCGGCGGCTCTCGCTCTCCGGCGACGCGGCGCCGACGCTGGCCCTGGGGGAGAGCCGGGGCGGGGCCTACGCGGTGCAGGCCCAGGCCCAGGCCGACGCCGCCCGGCGGGCCGTGCCGGAGGCCGGCGTCTGGCTGATCCGGGTCACCGACGACCTGCACTTCGCCGGCGAGCCCCCACGTGACCTGCAGGGCCGCCCGATCCCGGCCGCCCGCTGGGCCGTGGACGCGCTGCTGGAGCGGGCGCCGGCCGGAGTGGGCGTGCTGCTGGCGCTGGAGAGCCGCCGGGGGCTGGACTCGCTACAGCACGAGGTCATCGAGCTGACGCCGCCCACCCGCGCCGAGGCGCGCCGGTACCTGATGGCCCGGCTCGGCGTGCCCGCCCAGGAGGCCGACGCCCTGGTGCGCGACACCGGCCGCCATCTGGATCGGCTCACCCTGCTGGTCAGTCTGCGCTCCGGCGATCCCGGCGCCGGCCACCTGCTGTCCGATCCCGACACCCGGCGGCTGGTCGAGGCGAGCGCCGCCCTCCACGCGGCCGACCTGGGCCGGGGGGATCAGCCCTGGCCCGGCGCCCTGCTGCGCGCCGCGCTGGGCCAGGAGCCCCGCCGCCTGCCTCCGCACGCCCGCGCCCTGCTGCGCGGCTCCGAGGACGCCGGCTGGTCGCCGAGTCCGGTCTTGCAGGCCGCCTGGCCGGCCGTGTCGCTGGAGGCCCGGCAGCGGGGCCTGGAACGCCTGGCCGACGCCGAACCCGGTGCCGACCCCTCTTCGCCCGCCGACCAGGAGGCGCTGCTGCCGGTGCGGCTGGGGGCGATGGCGCTGCTGGGAGACTGGGCGGGGCTGGCGGCCTGGGTGGGCACCCATCCCGACGACAGCCGCCACCTGCCGCCACTGTGGCCCCTGATCCGTCAGTCGGCCGGCGGAACCGAGCGCGAGACGCTGGCGCGGGCGGTGGTCAGCCACCACGCCGGACGGGGCGAATACACTGAGTCGCGGATCCGCGACGCGCTGTTCACGCTGCTGGAGTCCTCCCGCGACCCCGTGCGCGCCTGGGCCCGGGTCAAACTGGCCGAGAGCAGTCTGGAGGGCGGCGCCATGGACGCCGCCCGCAGCCAGCTCCAGCATCCCGAGGTGGCGTCCATCGTGGCGGCCCGCGCCCCCCTGGACGCCTGGACGGTCGCCGCGCAGGCCGACGCGCTGCTGGTCGAGGCCGCGCTGGCCCGCTGGCAGGGCGATCTGGTGGCCGCGACCCGCGCCGCGGGCGATCCGCGCACGGCGGTCGGCGGGCCGCGCGCCCTGCTGTGGCGCGGCCTGATCGCCAAGGACGCCGGCCGCTGGCAGGAGGCGCTGGAGGCGCTGCAGTCGGTGCCGGCCTCCAGCCCCCTGCTCTCCGCCCGAGCCCGCTATCAGGAGGGCGACCTGCGGCTGCGGCTGGGGCAGGCCACGCTGGCCCTGGGCGCCCTGCAGGACGCCGCCGCCCGGCTGCTGAGCGCGGGCGCCGCCGCCGAGGAGCGCGCCCGCGTGCTGGCCCGCAGCGCCACCGCCCTGCGCCGCCTGGGCCGCCCGCTGGAGGCCCAGGCGCAGCTGGAGCGCGCCCTGGCCCTCGTGCCCGACGACCCCCGGCGCCGGCTGGACGCGGTGCCCCGCGCCCGCCTGCTCTCGGAGGGGCTGCCGATCCTGCTGGCGCTGGGCCGCCCGGACGAGGCGCTGGCGCAGGGAGCCGCCGCGCTGGCCCTGCTGCGCCGCAGCGACCTGCGCCCCGCCGAGACCGCCTACCGGGAGCGCCGCACCCGCTACCGCCTGGCGCTGGCCTACCTCACGCGGGGGCTGGGCGTACCGTACCTGCAGCCCTTCGGTGGCCCCCAGGCCGATCACCCCGATCTGGCGCAGGCCCGCACGCTGCTGGACGGCCTGATCGCCCAGGCCCCGGGCGGCAGCGACCGCGAGCAGATGCTGCTCTTCGACATGCGCCTGAGCCGCGCGCTGGCCGAGCCCGAGCCGCTGCGCGCGCTGGAACACGCTGGCTGGGCCCTGGAGATGACGGCGCACCCCTACGAGGAGGCGCAGGCCCGCGCCATGCGCGCCGAGGCCCGGCTGCGCTCGGGCCAGGCCGACGCCGCGCTGCTGGACATCAACCGCGCCCACGCCCTGCTGCGCCGCGTCCACTCCGGCCCCGGCGTGCCCGGCGGCCCGGACGCCGGCCTGCGCCCCCCGGATCCCGGCCTGCTGGCCCAGCTCCTGGCCCTGGAGGCGCGCGCCAGCATCCAAGAGGGCGCGCGAACCTTGAGCTGGCTGAGCGGCGCCCTGGGCGAGCGGGAGCTGGCCCCCTTCCGGCCCGGCGTGTGGCGCGAGGCCGGCCTGGCGCTGGAGCGCGGCCACCCAGACCCGTGGGCGGTGCTCCTGGCCTTCGCGCCCGGGCACCCCCTGGACGACCTGCGGCCGCCCGACGCCCTGCGGGTGCTGGCCGCCCGCGCCGCCCCCGACCACTGA